Proteins encoded together in one Quercus lobata isolate SW786 chromosome 3, ValleyOak3.0 Primary Assembly, whole genome shotgun sequence window:
- the LOC115980397 gene encoding uncharacterized protein LOC115980397 produces MDTYKIEINGETVKASVVDDPAMVGTKIDELEPWLQALESRIVGLDVKLDNAKFVLVLCVGTRCLIFRSRIAEVPPEALRVLMADNTICFLSTKMADMNLFSLRLRCSTVVQLGYFASKCLKKAHIKDYGLVELACEVGIDIKESISECPDWSAEFFTLEQIKYAVHDAYTTYVIGKKLLNML; encoded by the coding sequence ATGGATacatataaaattgaaataaatggtGAAACGGTTAAGGCAAGTGTGGTCGATGATCCTGCTATGGTTGGTACTAAGATAGATGAGTTGGAGCCTTGGTTGCAAGCTTTAGAAAGTCGTATTGTAGGACTTGATGTTAAGCTTGACAACGCCAAGTTCGTGTTGGTTCTTTGTGTTGGGACTCGTTGCCTAATCTTTCGCTCACGCATAGCAGAAGTTCCTCCTGAGGCTCTTAGGGTGCTTATGGCTGATAATACTATTTGCTTTCTGAGTACCAAAATGGCTGACATGAACTTATTTAGCTTAAGATTAAGATGTAGTACAGTTGTTCAACTTGGGTACTTTGCTTCTAAGTGTCTGAAGAAAGCCCACATAAAAGATTATGGATTAGTAGAGTTGGCATGTGAAGTTGGAATAGATATAAAGGAATCAATTAGTGAATGCCCTGACTGGAGTGCTGAATTTTTCACACTGGAACAGATCAAGTATGCAGTGCACGATGCTTATACAACTTATGTCATTGGGAAAAAGCTGTTGAATATGCTCTAG